The proteins below come from a single Ptychodera flava strain L36383 chromosome 6, AS_Pfla_20210202, whole genome shotgun sequence genomic window:
- the LOC139134732 gene encoding galactosylceramide sulfotransferase-like, whose amino-acid sequence MKCSSAERQVYALSIESLSNLPGKKKTLVFLGLLSSIAYIIIFYFASSATRTQHTGLNGHLKLHDSWTAISQRTHHSQDGSQTLSSDNSCFRQNDIAYLFNRKTGSTTLVNLLYRYSRKYQFPFRREVIIHKSESYGGYMKLYHVQASDNAEATADEGASGVAYGVSNHRWLLPFNMTLLEFKDDGIRTRPTTIGTKIVSIVRDPSRNFESAFNFFALERYVTLFTRRVQYQVPEEWNSLEVFMKNPGIFRALMRPGSLHWGLSRNSQLWQLGLDHRYHDNETLVEEYIDQLEKEIDFVFVTEYYDESLILLKRLMCWDMEDILYVSRRVRGLRTAMTSETRDRIYKWNYSDMKLYDRFNRTLWRKIKEYGSDFHKELKLFREIRDTVTQNCEQYQYIREKSLAVMMKANIMVENSVTYCQRLYSWFAFEVDTTIQTLDDVGYEVTPTRERFKGSIAARTSLETYTGPLCVEINYHRDDRWSLFRSDSLTLDVYLKTENTTISAKSITTEEPVVLSLPSK is encoded by the exons ATGAAATGCTCTTCCGCAGAGCGTCAAGTTTATGCCTTGAGCATCGAGTCATTATCAAATCTACCCGGGAAGAAAAAG ACGCTAGTATTTCTAGGACTCCTGTCATCAATCGCGTACATCATCATTTTTTACTTCGCATCGTCAGCAACGCGAACACAGCATACCGGACTCAATGGTCATTTGAAACTTCA TGACAGTTGGACAGCTATAAGTCAGAGAACCCACCACAGTCAAGATGGATCACAAACACTGTCCTCTGACAATTCCTGTTTTCGCCAAAACGATATCGCATACCTGTTCAATAGGAAAACGGGAAGCACCACACTGGTTAACCTGCTGTACAGGTACAGCAGAAAATACCAATTCCCTTTCCGGCGAGAAGTTATCATACACAAATCTGAAAGTTATGGCGGTTACATGAAGCTTTACCACGTGCAAGCGAGCGACAACGCCGAAGCCACCGCCGATGAAGGGGCAAGTGGAGTGGCGTATGGAGTTTCGAACCATCGCTGGTTACTGCCTTTCAACATGACTTTGTTAGAATTTAAGGACGATGGCATCAGGACGAGACCGACAACGATCGGCACAAAAATTGTTTCCATCGTGCGCGATCCGTCCAGAAATTTTGAATCCGCTTTTAATTTTTTCGCTTTGGAACGGTATGTTACACTTTTTACGCGCAGGGTGCAATACCAAGTCCCAGAAGAGTGGAATTCTCTGGAAGTGTTCATGAAAAACCCAGGCATCTTTCGAGCATTGATGAGACCCGGATCGCTGCACTGGGGCTTGTCCAGAAATAGCCAACTCTGGCAGCTTGGTCTTGACCATCGCTACCATGACAACGAAACACTAGTGGAGGAATACATTGAccaattagaaaaggaaattgACTTTGTCTTTGTCACGGAATATTACGACGAGTCTCTGATTCTATTGAAACGCCTCATGTGCTGGGACATGGAAGACATCTTGTATGTGTCGAGGAGAGTCAGGGGCCTACGAACCGCCATGACGTCAGAGACACGTGACAGAATCTACAAATGGAATTACTCCGATATGAAATTATACGACAGATTCAACAGGACATTATGGAGAAAAATCAAAGAATACGGAAGTGATTTCCACAAAGAACTCAAATTATTCCGTGAAATCCGAGATACGGTCACACAAAACTGCGAACAATACCAGTACATTAGAGAGAAATCGCTGGCGGTGATGATGAAAGCCAACATAATGGTTGAAAACTCCGTGACATACTGCCAGAGACTGTACTCGTGGTTTGCATTTGAAGTGGACACGACTATACAAACTCTTGACGACGTAGGTTATGAGGTGACTCCGACTCGTGAAC GATTCAAAGGCTCGATCGCCGCACGGACATCGCTTGAAACTTACACGGGACCATTGTGTGTTGAAATCAATTACCATAGGGATGATCGATGGAGTCTTTTCAGATCAGACAGTTTGACTCTGGATGTTTACCTTAAGACTGAAAACACAACCATCTCAGCGAAGAGTATCACAACGGAAGAGCCGGTCGTTTTATCGCTACCTTCGAAATAG